A DNA window from Streptomyces sp. CA-278952 contains the following coding sequences:
- a CDS encoding JmjC domain-containing protein, with protein sequence MSLNLLLPEPGVTALLTSWPDEPCVYEREAGELDRVINAEAIDHYLDTGCVPADEIAVVSDGTALHPDRHRTAGRTDPAKLRSLYEDGHTIRLGNLQRVVPFLADVSRGIQQETGYSNYLHAFVTPPGRQGLLHHWDQQMAVIVQIAGTKRWQLWRPMFPSPMREYQESFRVWDPGFIPQWEAAGPDLEVDLRPGQSLVLPRGWVHHPHTLDAQDRSIHLTFAIRERTPVWIAEKLVGGVIEKDVFRRVILPGEITGQHLPQRVRDVRQALIEHLTGLDLDDFARFLARAAVSEKEYTT encoded by the coding sequence GTGTCACTCAACCTCTTACTGCCCGAACCGGGCGTGACAGCACTCCTGACCTCCTGGCCGGACGAGCCATGCGTGTACGAACGCGAGGCCGGCGAGCTCGACCGTGTGATCAACGCGGAGGCCATCGACCATTACCTGGACACCGGGTGCGTGCCCGCGGACGAGATCGCCGTCGTGAGTGACGGCACGGCGCTGCACCCCGACCGCCACCGCACGGCGGGTCGGACCGACCCGGCGAAGCTGCGGAGCCTCTACGAGGACGGCCACACGATCCGGCTCGGCAACCTCCAGCGGGTCGTCCCCTTCCTGGCGGACGTCTCCCGTGGCATTCAGCAGGAGACCGGCTACAGCAACTACCTGCACGCCTTCGTGACCCCACCCGGCCGTCAAGGCCTGCTCCACCACTGGGATCAGCAGATGGCCGTCATCGTGCAGATCGCGGGCACCAAACGGTGGCAGCTCTGGCGCCCGATGTTTCCCTCCCCGATGCGGGAGTACCAGGAATCCTTCCGCGTCTGGGACCCCGGCTTCATCCCGCAGTGGGAGGCCGCGGGCCCCGATCTGGAGGTCGATCTCCGGCCGGGTCAGTCCCTGGTCCTGCCGAGAGGGTGGGTGCACCACCCTCATACGCTCGACGCGCAGGACCGCAGCATCCACCTGACGTTCGCGATCCGGGAACGCACGCCGGTCTGGATCGCGGAGAAGCTCGTAGGCGGTGTGATCGAGAAGGACGTCTTCCGGCGCGTCATCCTTCCCGGCGAGATCACGGGCCAGCACCTACCCCAACGTGTGCGGGACGTCCGTCAGGCGCTGATCGAGCACTTGACTGGTCTCGATCTGGACGACTTCGCTCGGTTCCTGGCCCGAGCCGCCGTATCGGAGAAGGAATACACCACCTGA
- a CDS encoding DUF6879 family protein: MARQLRPSGTGSGGTGSSSVHEDAASGETIVHGPPLTAADDIAQLQRLAEGEGEVAVVVPRELLVDWTPKGATRQARIIGLDEFEGLFRTFRHSAWRLEARRRFASDEATDTYRQFVETGRVDWSVEDPYCELIRSQTAQGKRVERVRIVDQPPTTGQLYLLNNAKRNSGLGEDIRNVWRVDADRLQLPSEDYWLFDSRLAAKLRFDDEDHLVDVELITEPTEVVRYSVIRDAAWHHAVPYEEFAAKLGDSG, encoded by the coding sequence ATGGCGCGGCAGTTGAGGCCTAGCGGCACGGGTAGCGGTGGCACGGGAAGCTCATCTGTCCATGAGGACGCGGCGAGTGGAGAGACCATCGTTCACGGACCGCCGTTGACCGCTGCCGACGATATCGCCCAGCTCCAGCGCCTGGCCGAGGGCGAGGGCGAGGTGGCGGTGGTCGTCCCGCGTGAGCTGTTGGTCGACTGGACGCCGAAGGGCGCGACCCGTCAGGCTCGGATCATCGGCCTGGACGAGTTCGAGGGCCTGTTCCGTACGTTTCGGCACTCGGCTTGGCGGTTGGAGGCCCGGCGGCGCTTCGCCAGTGACGAAGCCACGGACACGTACCGTCAGTTCGTCGAGACCGGCAGAGTCGACTGGTCCGTGGAGGATCCGTACTGCGAGCTGATCCGCTCCCAGACCGCACAGGGAAAGCGTGTCGAACGGGTGCGGATCGTTGATCAGCCGCCGACCACAGGGCAGCTTTACCTCCTCAACAACGCGAAGCGGAACAGTGGTCTGGGGGAGGATATTCGGAACGTATGGCGAGTGGATGCCGATCGTCTCCAACTCCCGTCCGAGGACTACTGGCTGTTCGACAGTCGGCTTGCCGCGAAGCTCCGATTCGACGACGAGGACCACCTCGTGGACGTCGAGTTGATCACCGAGCCGACCGAAGTCGTCCGATACTCCGTCATCCGAGATGCGGCATGGCACCACGCCGTGCCGTACGAAGAGTTCGCGGCGAAGCTAGGCGACAGCGGGTAA
- a CDS encoding DUF397 domain-containing protein — translation MNGNLYALPIPPADAFAAYCGGNAGGSNETCVSLAAIPGAEASFVIRDSKPEGAGKELRFTEAELDDFATGWVRTRGLTL, via the coding sequence ATGAACGGAAACCTCTACGCACTGCCGATCCCGCCGGCCGACGCCTTCGCCGCCTACTGCGGCGGCAACGCCGGTGGCTCCAACGAGACCTGCGTGAGCCTCGCCGCCATCCCCGGCGCGGAGGCCTCTTTCGTCATCCGCGACAGCAAGCCCGAGGGCGCGGGCAAGGAGCTGCGCTTCACCGAGGCCGAGCTCGACGACTTCGCCACCGGGTGGGTCAGGACGAGGGGCCTGACGCTCTAA
- a CDS encoding endonuclease/exonuclease/phosphatase family protein gives MAFHRGVPNAVGRVGSLVESFLPWAGMIVVLLLVLALVRRSAVALVAVLLPVGVWVHLFGGLLLPGAGGGGRSLVVVQHNVSDENRDPAATARALIEAGGDLVALEELVVPQLSGYEKALAAEYPHHVVRGTVGLWSKYPLSGERVVDIKPPSIAEGWSRGVRAVVDSPYGDVAAYVAHLPSVRIGAGGLASERRDESAELLGRAIAAESVDTVILLGDLNGTVEDRGLEPLTSRLNVAERGFAFSFPASLPLARIDQVLARSATVGHLRTLPATGSDHLPVAARVVLG, from the coding sequence ATGGCGTTCCACCGGGGTGTGCCCAACGCCGTCGGGCGGGTCGGGAGTCTGGTGGAGTCCTTTCTGCCGTGGGCCGGCATGATCGTCGTTCTGCTGCTGGTGCTCGCCCTGGTGCGGCGGTCCGCCGTCGCGCTGGTGGCGGTGCTCCTGCCCGTGGGGGTCTGGGTGCATCTCTTCGGTGGGCTGCTCCTGCCCGGTGCGGGAGGCGGTGGGCGGTCGCTCGTCGTCGTGCAGCACAACGTCAGCGACGAGAACCGTGATCCGGCGGCGACCGCCCGGGCGCTGATCGAGGCCGGGGGCGACCTCGTCGCGCTGGAGGAGCTGGTGGTTCCGCAGCTGTCCGGGTACGAGAAGGCTCTCGCCGCCGAATATCCGCATCACGTCGTCCGGGGCACCGTCGGGCTCTGGTCCAAGTACCCGCTCAGCGGGGAGCGGGTCGTCGACATCAAGCCGCCGAGCATCGCGGAAGGGTGGAGCCGTGGTGTGCGTGCCGTCGTCGATTCGCCGTACGGGGACGTCGCGGCGTACGTCGCCCATCTGCCCTCCGTCCGGATCGGGGCCGGTGGGCTCGCGTCCGAACGGAGAGACGAGAGTGCCGAGTTGCTCGGGCGCGCCATCGCCGCCGAGAGCGTCGATACGGTGATCCTGCTCGGGGACCTCAACGGGACCGTGGAGGACCGGGGGCTGGAGCCTCTCACCTCACGCCTGAACGTGGCCGAGCGCGGCTTCGCCTTCAGCTTCCCCGCCTCCCTCCCGCTGGCCCGGATCGATCAGGTCCTGGCCCGCTCCGCCACCGTCGGCCACCTCCGCACCCTGCCCGCCACCGGCAGCGACCATCTGCCCGTCGCCGCCCGCGTCGTCCTGGGATGA
- a CDS encoding alpha/beta hydrolase, which produces MDLATLKAFKPTEYEEAADGYRTTGDMASEAKDALDNRISVELRNQLEGDAAKAAVEELKSLSKNFHYTQTECGLVSTALNGFAFDIAVAKRKLEAAMEDARADGCTVNANGSVSYPAGRKPGDEKTADGGTVTGSAGGSPTSDALERQAMNIHPNPYYGRAMAYANRIADALEEATDADTKWAPKLRALKADDDLEVSHPDWADAQSDTGGVREAGKAYLDSLPEPPKDGSPKDNAAWWKSLSAEDQSAHLALNAASVGALDGLPAVTRDEANRMVLAQTRGHVEQELAKIPEPPRYSPNPNGPYPAVIQNDSWSKWNEKHGERHAELTKSNEGMKSIQARFDSTGTKGLPEAYLLGFSTDGNGRAIVANGNPDTADHQAVYVPGTTSNLSSVSGDINRMANVWRVATDEADGGTVSTITWLGYDAPQSIVKDAAFSHYADDGAPAYNRFLDGLDASRTADSDPHRTAIGHSYGTTLIGSAARQGELNVDDVILAGSPGVQVSKAEHLDVSEGHVWNQEADWDVVPDIGRFGHGGTDWDGAWVIPSDPIFGANQMTTDTDGHSDYWKENTKSLQNQGLVVAGHGDEADLEPMPPAHQRGR; this is translated from the coding sequence ATGGACCTTGCGACGCTCAAGGCCTTCAAGCCGACGGAGTACGAAGAGGCCGCGGACGGCTATCGGACGACCGGTGACATGGCCTCCGAGGCCAAGGACGCGCTCGACAACCGGATCAGTGTGGAACTCCGCAACCAGCTGGAGGGCGATGCGGCGAAGGCGGCAGTCGAGGAACTGAAGAGCCTCTCGAAGAACTTCCACTACACGCAGACCGAGTGCGGTCTGGTGAGCACCGCGCTGAACGGCTTCGCCTTCGACATCGCGGTGGCCAAGCGCAAGCTGGAAGCGGCCATGGAGGACGCCCGGGCCGACGGCTGCACGGTGAACGCGAACGGCTCCGTCTCGTATCCGGCGGGCAGGAAGCCCGGCGACGAGAAGACGGCGGACGGCGGCACGGTGACCGGGAGCGCGGGAGGCAGCCCGACGTCCGACGCGCTGGAGCGCCAGGCGATGAACATCCACCCGAACCCGTACTACGGCAGGGCGATGGCCTACGCGAACCGGATCGCCGACGCTCTGGAAGAGGCCACGGACGCGGACACGAAGTGGGCGCCGAAGCTGCGCGCACTGAAGGCCGACGACGACTTGGAGGTCTCCCACCCGGACTGGGCGGACGCGCAGTCGGACACGGGCGGAGTCCGCGAGGCGGGCAAGGCCTATCTCGACTCCCTGCCGGAGCCCCCGAAGGACGGCAGCCCGAAGGACAACGCAGCCTGGTGGAAGAGCCTCAGCGCGGAGGACCAGTCGGCCCACCTCGCCTTGAACGCCGCTTCGGTCGGAGCGCTCGACGGTCTGCCCGCTGTGACCCGTGACGAGGCGAACCGTATGGTGCTGGCGCAGACCAGGGGCCATGTGGAGCAGGAGCTTGCCAAGATTCCAGAGCCTCCGAGGTATTCGCCCAACCCCAATGGCCCGTACCCGGCCGTCATCCAGAACGACAGCTGGTCCAAGTGGAACGAGAAGCACGGTGAGCGGCACGCGGAGCTCACCAAGTCGAATGAGGGCATGAAGAGCATTCAGGCACGGTTCGACTCGACGGGCACCAAGGGCCTTCCGGAGGCGTACCTACTCGGATTCAGCACTGATGGAAACGGGCGAGCGATCGTCGCGAACGGAAACCCGGACACTGCTGACCATCAGGCGGTCTATGTCCCGGGCACGACATCGAACCTGAGCAGTGTCAGCGGGGATATCAACCGGATGGCGAACGTGTGGCGTGTGGCCACTGACGAGGCGGACGGTGGCACGGTTTCCACCATTACCTGGCTCGGCTACGATGCGCCGCAGAGCATTGTGAAAGACGCGGCATTCAGCCATTACGCGGACGACGGCGCGCCGGCCTACAACCGATTCCTCGATGGCCTCGACGCCTCGCGTACCGCCGATTCGGACCCGCACCGCACGGCAATCGGCCACTCGTACGGTACGACGCTGATCGGGTCCGCGGCTCGGCAGGGCGAGCTGAACGTGGACGACGTGATCCTCGCAGGCAGCCCCGGTGTTCAAGTGAGCAAAGCTGAACATCTGGACGTATCCGAAGGGCACGTATGGAACCAGGAAGCGGACTGGGACGTGGTCCCGGACATCGGGCGATTCGGGCACGGCGGAACGGACTGGGACGGCGCTTGGGTCATCCCTAGCGACCCAATCTTCGGCGCTAACCAGATGACTACGGACACCGATGGCCACAGTGACTACTGGAAAGAGAACACCAAGAGCCTCCAGAATCAAGGCCTGGTGGTAGCGGGTCATGGCGACGAGGCCGACTTGGAACCGATGCCGCCAGCTCACCAGCGGGGCCGATAG
- a CDS encoding helix-turn-helix domain-containing protein — MPVRTTTTRRRQLGAMMRKLRASKGMTLEEAGRLVGVSKATVSRYETQEGPVKWPIVDALCRQYDATEAERCTVVALAKDAKRQGWWGPFSDSIPADMNLLLSLEDEAAREDHFSCMYVPGLLQTRGYSTAIQQANEMRLAPEKVERLVDIRMKRQEILSRERPPHLWAILDESVIRRVVGSPAIMREQLDHLLRANESPGVTLQVLPFSKGAHAAALGSFVILGGAEPSLDVVYVDLHVGSVFMEKDHELDRYRLAFDYLRAQSLDMGASSAVIERVCKEI, encoded by the coding sequence ATGCCCGTCAGGACGACCACCACGCGTCGCCGTCAGCTCGGCGCGATGATGCGGAAGCTGCGAGCTAGCAAAGGCATGACCCTTGAGGAAGCTGGCCGGCTGGTGGGCGTATCGAAGGCCACCGTCAGTCGGTACGAGACTCAGGAGGGCCCAGTGAAGTGGCCCATCGTCGACGCCCTGTGCCGGCAGTACGACGCGACGGAGGCCGAGCGGTGCACAGTCGTAGCTCTCGCCAAGGACGCGAAGCGGCAGGGCTGGTGGGGGCCGTTCAGCGACTCGATCCCCGCCGACATGAACCTCCTCCTCTCGCTGGAAGACGAGGCGGCGCGGGAGGACCACTTCTCCTGCATGTACGTACCAGGACTCTTGCAGACGCGGGGTTACAGCACCGCGATTCAGCAAGCCAATGAGATGCGCCTGGCGCCAGAGAAAGTCGAACGGCTCGTCGACATCCGCATGAAGCGCCAGGAGATCCTCTCCCGGGAACGTCCTCCGCACCTCTGGGCCATCCTGGATGAGTCGGTCATCCGACGTGTGGTCGGCTCGCCCGCGATCATGCGAGAACAGCTCGACCACCTCCTCAGGGCGAACGAGTCGCCGGGCGTCACCCTCCAGGTCCTCCCGTTCTCCAAGGGCGCACACGCGGCGGCTCTGGGAAGCTTCGTCATCCTGGGAGGGGCGGAACCCTCGCTCGATGTCGTCTACGTAGATCTCCATGTCGGCTCTGTTTTCATGGAGAAGGACCACGAACTCGACCGGTACCGGCTCGCGTTCGACTACCTGCGCGCGCAATCGCTGGACATGGGCGCGTCATCGGCTGTGATCGAACGCGTCTGCAAGGAGATCTGA
- a CDS encoding transcriptional regulator — MSKDFGRPPLAAENQHLVESRLKELLDAGGVQETLRIEWRGQPTQVEVIDMPVNMLYYNPGTHRIRAQRTHDPVRDRGLDEDAFSRDSQDYLHFLLKALPSDPSKRDPDFDALLESLRDFKQNDPGLITRDGILVNGNTRRAALQDLGEANIRVGVLPSSCTWDDINRVELALQLRKDHRRDYSYINRLLAIDEQIGLGRTVADIAREFRTTARVCEQDRWILATLNDLVERSRTGGAQLRLLDFEDHQEKLKELHRRWIKESASSQEKADLMKESRLTAIILGFSKTDVRLIEPDFKSRYLDTRLPEAVRSQVPPAAPAATVAIPGLNRTVRAADPKVAEARALTDSVLRVKAVEAAGDSASLEQVAEAAKTITAVTAAVEEALEPAGKDARVRKRKQAAPDRIVDASHDIDQCITDLVLSRASRSLDEEIFDEAVLKLRESLGKLAVEAARSIKEPGDGVTWLLDAVRGEGGA, encoded by the coding sequence ATGAGCAAAGACTTCGGGCGCCCGCCTCTGGCCGCCGAGAACCAGCATCTGGTGGAGAGCCGTTTGAAGGAGCTGCTCGACGCCGGCGGTGTCCAGGAAACGCTCCGCATCGAATGGCGGGGCCAGCCGACCCAGGTCGAAGTCATCGATATGCCGGTGAACATGCTGTACTACAACCCGGGTACGCACCGGATCCGTGCCCAGCGCACCCACGACCCGGTTCGCGACCGAGGACTGGACGAGGACGCGTTCAGCAGGGACAGCCAGGACTACCTCCACTTTTTGCTGAAGGCGCTGCCGTCAGACCCGTCCAAGAGGGACCCTGACTTCGACGCTCTCCTGGAGAGCCTTCGCGATTTCAAGCAGAACGACCCCGGGCTCATCACGCGGGACGGCATTCTCGTCAATGGCAACACCCGGCGGGCAGCCCTCCAGGATCTGGGCGAAGCCAACATCCGAGTCGGAGTCCTCCCTTCTTCCTGTACGTGGGACGACATCAACCGCGTAGAGCTGGCGCTTCAGCTGCGCAAGGACCACCGGCGTGACTACTCCTACATCAACCGCCTGCTGGCCATCGACGAGCAGATCGGCCTGGGCCGTACGGTTGCCGATATTGCCCGGGAGTTCCGGACGACCGCGCGCGTCTGCGAGCAGGACCGGTGGATTCTCGCGACGCTCAACGATCTGGTCGAGCGGAGCAGGACCGGCGGTGCGCAGTTGCGGCTGCTCGACTTCGAAGACCACCAGGAGAAGCTGAAAGAGCTTCACCGGCGTTGGATCAAGGAGTCGGCGTCCAGCCAGGAGAAGGCTGACCTGATGAAGGAGAGCCGGCTGACCGCGATCATCCTCGGATTCTCGAAGACTGATGTGCGGCTCATCGAACCGGACTTCAAATCGCGGTACCTCGACACCCGTCTCCCCGAAGCCGTCAGGTCTCAGGTGCCGCCCGCTGCTCCTGCCGCGACGGTGGCGATCCCGGGGCTGAACCGTACGGTTCGTGCTGCTGATCCGAAAGTAGCCGAAGCGCGTGCGCTCACCGACTCCGTTCTCAGGGTGAAGGCGGTGGAGGCGGCGGGCGACAGCGCCTCGCTGGAACAGGTTGCCGAGGCTGCCAAGACCATCACGGCAGTGACGGCGGCAGTGGAAGAGGCGCTGGAGCCTGCGGGAAAGGATGCCCGAGTCCGGAAGCGTAAGCAGGCTGCGCCTGACCGGATCGTCGATGCCTCCCACGACATCGACCAGTGCATCACCGACCTCGTTCTTTCCCGCGCCTCGCGGAGTCTCGACGAGGAGATCTTCGACGAAGCGGTACTCAAACTGCGCGAGAGCCTGGGCAAGCTGGCGGTGGAGGCGGCCCGCAGCATCAAGGAGCCCGGGGACGGGGTCACCTGGCTGCTCGATGCCGTACGCGGGGAGGGCGGGGCGTGA
- a CDS encoding VOC family protein, translating to MTASVVSIVYVNDSAAAARFYGDLLGMSPSFETPGYIAFDLGPGADLALWSGQFEDLSPDVPRTSEICLAIDGGPGELNATFHQWQSKGVTILREPHDAGFGLTFLAADPDGNRIRVAPQD from the coding sequence ATGACCGCATCCGTCGTGTCCATCGTCTACGTGAACGACTCCGCCGCCGCAGCTCGTTTCTACGGCGACCTCCTCGGTATGAGCCCCTCGTTCGAGACGCCGGGATACATCGCCTTCGACCTCGGGCCGGGCGCCGACCTCGCCCTGTGGTCCGGCCAGTTCGAGGATCTGTCACCGGACGTCCCGCGCACCAGTGAGATTTGCCTGGCCATCGACGGTGGACCCGGCGAGCTCAACGCGACGTTCCACCAGTGGCAGTCCAAAGGGGTCACGATCCTGCGCGAACCCCATGACGCGGGGTTCGGGCTGACCTTCCTCGCAGCCGATCCTGACGGCAACCGTATCCGCGTCGCACCGCAGGACTGA
- a CDS encoding ATP-binding protein, with translation MCHCESEDACHRYVVPFEAAPAQLSELRRAVRSQLGSWGASAVTEEAELVATELGANVIKHVGRDVAASLVLELREGRVRLEVHDRSRALPTAPLGETCADSAESGRGLHLIAAMAHDWGAARTSTGKVIWCELSLKPAGCEARVGRVAAVLSVYGQCSGTSSLDLAALDETVTDVITDLLHWLAAQGGDPDGALGRAQMHYEAEAA, from the coding sequence ATGTGTCACTGCGAGAGCGAGGATGCCTGTCATCGCTATGTGGTGCCGTTCGAAGCGGCGCCGGCCCAGCTGTCCGAGCTGCGCCGGGCGGTGAGATCTCAGCTCGGCTCGTGGGGTGCGTCAGCCGTGACGGAGGAGGCTGAACTCGTCGCTACCGAGCTTGGAGCCAACGTCATCAAGCATGTCGGTCGGGACGTTGCCGCCTCGCTCGTTCTTGAACTGAGGGAGGGACGAGTCCGGCTTGAGGTCCATGACCGGAGTCGTGCCCTGCCCACAGCGCCTTTGGGTGAGACCTGTGCGGACAGTGCTGAGAGCGGCAGAGGTCTGCACCTCATCGCCGCGATGGCGCACGACTGGGGGGCAGCCCGCACGTCAACCGGGAAGGTCATCTGGTGTGAGCTCTCCTTGAAGCCGGCAGGGTGCGAGGCCCGCGTGGGGCGTGTGGCCGCGGTGCTGTCGGTGTACGGCCAGTGCAGCGGCACCTCAAGTCTCGACCTTGCCGCGCTCGATGAGACGGTTACTGACGTCATTACTGACCTCCTCCATTGGCTTGCTGCCCAGGGAGGAGACCCGGACGGCGCCCTTGGCCGCGCTCAGATGCACTACGAAGCTGAGGCGGCCTGA
- a CDS encoding helix-turn-helix transcriptional regulator has translation MTPDRFFALMLLLESRDAVTTQELASALGVSLRTINRDLNWLRDAGLPVSAQRGRFGGVTMLPGSGLDLARLTPGERDHLSLTGLDERQRAELDVSVESRRALSKISGAPSRRVREQHLPLTDVVHVDSRPWRQIRASGTTPASLIGAVRRGRRLRIEYDSPREPCRRDLVVDPYGLFAKAGSWYLVADCDRVARMYRIERITTWTEVDQPRRIRENQSLATVAEALVEQWEHRHAIEVSATIDESQIGRAQRIFGLRLIRGDHEDSATGRRVTIRFPHLEDVRALLPFGSAITVHGPDEVRAHLRDLATGLAHHYAPSPAS, from the coding sequence GTGACCCCAGACCGCTTCTTCGCCCTGATGCTGCTCCTCGAATCGAGGGATGCCGTGACGACACAGGAGCTTGCCTCGGCGCTCGGGGTGTCCCTTCGAACCATCAACCGGGACCTGAACTGGCTCCGTGACGCGGGTCTGCCGGTATCCGCACAGCGGGGCCGCTTCGGAGGCGTGACCATGCTGCCCGGGTCCGGGCTCGACCTCGCGCGACTCACACCGGGCGAACGCGATCATCTGTCGCTCACCGGGCTGGATGAGAGGCAACGTGCGGAGCTCGACGTGTCGGTGGAAAGCCGGCGCGCGCTTTCCAAGATCTCCGGCGCACCGTCACGTCGAGTGCGGGAGCAGCACCTGCCGCTCACCGACGTAGTGCACGTGGACAGCCGCCCCTGGCGTCAGATACGAGCTTCCGGCACGACTCCGGCTTCGCTGATCGGCGCGGTGCGGAGAGGCCGTCGGCTGCGCATCGAGTACGACAGCCCACGCGAGCCGTGCCGGCGCGACCTTGTCGTGGACCCCTACGGACTGTTCGCCAAGGCCGGCAGCTGGTACCTCGTCGCGGACTGCGACCGAGTGGCACGGATGTACCGGATCGAACGCATCACGACGTGGACGGAAGTCGACCAACCACGACGGATCCGCGAGAACCAGAGCTTGGCCACCGTCGCCGAGGCGCTCGTCGAGCAGTGGGAACACCGCCACGCGATAGAGGTCAGCGCCACCATCGACGAGAGCCAGATCGGGCGAGCGCAACGGATCTTCGGCCTACGCCTCATCCGGGGCGACCATGAAGACTCCGCCACCGGCCGCCGGGTCACGATCCGCTTCCCGCATCTGGAGGACGTGCGAGCACTCCTGCCGTTCGGCAGCGCCATCACTGTGCACGGCCCCGACGAAGTCAGGGCTCACCTCCGCGACCTCGCCACCGGCCTTGCCCACCACTACGCGCCGTCACCGGCGTCCTGA
- a CDS encoding DUF397 domain-containing protein — translation MPSTSSIDTSIWFKSSHSGGNTTECVEAARLSEATAIRDSKAVEEGSLLFRPTSWASFVSALQDGHLEA, via the coding sequence ATGCCTTCCACCTCGTCTATCGATACCTCGATCTGGTTCAAGTCCTCACACAGCGGCGGTAATACAACTGAGTGCGTCGAAGCCGCGCGCCTCAGTGAGGCGACGGCGATACGCGACTCGAAAGCCGTCGAAGAGGGCTCTCTGCTCTTCCGGCCGACCTCATGGGCTTCCTTCGTGTCGGCCCTTCAGGATGGACACCTTGAGGCATGA
- a CDS encoding helix-turn-helix domain-containing protein: MPKRSHKWKELRSSVPPGQRAFVLMLRKVREVSDRTQAQIAGDVYLAPTSLSNHFNGGRIPEAEHVEKLYKILDDEAATSSRPMPCSLPLLLELRDKALVKHCDCCAAGSPAAAASSPEAQPTVTGSPAPKPVRRRPRRPRVRLSTLRHSIPRAPAQTKVPVPLRGGDRHLTTPADAAWPEIRTLAASLSDGRSRDADIMMWSAATTLSARDVQIFVAHCRAVGMEEAADQVITNVARRDAQAVLNIASALHDSEQYADAGLLLAAAAQED, from the coding sequence TTGCCGAAGAGATCCCACAAGTGGAAAGAGCTGCGCAGCTCGGTTCCCCCCGGTCAACGCGCTTTCGTTCTGATGCTGCGAAAAGTCCGGGAGGTCAGCGACCGCACTCAGGCGCAGATCGCCGGGGACGTGTACCTGGCTCCGACATCGCTCTCGAACCACTTCAACGGCGGCCGGATTCCCGAAGCCGAGCACGTCGAGAAGCTCTACAAGATCCTCGACGACGAGGCGGCGACATCATCGAGACCTATGCCCTGCTCGTTGCCCTTGCTGTTGGAGCTCCGCGACAAAGCGCTGGTGAAGCACTGTGACTGCTGCGCTGCCGGTTCGCCCGCAGCCGCCGCCAGCTCCCCTGAGGCTCAGCCGACGGTGACGGGTTCGCCGGCCCCCAAGCCCGTCCGCCGACGACCGCGCCGACCCCGCGTCCGGCTTTCCACTCTGCGCCACAGCATTCCGCGGGCACCGGCACAAACAAAGGTGCCGGTCCCCCTCCGAGGGGGGGACCGGCACCTCACCACACCTGCTGACGCCGCCTGGCCTGAGATCAGGACGCTCGCCGCGAGCCTGTCTGATGGCCGGTCGCGAGACGCCGACATCATGATGTGGAGCGCCGCGACCACGCTTTCTGCCCGCGATGTCCAGATTTTCGTCGCCCACTGCCGAGCGGTCGGCATGGAGGAAGCGGCAGATCAAGTGATCACGAACGTGGCCCGACGCGACGCACAGGCGGTTCTCAATATCGCGTCCGCGCTCCACGACAGCGAGCAGTACGCAGACGCCGGCCTCCTGCTCGCAGCAGCCGCTCAGGAGGACTGA